The following proteins come from a genomic window of Pararhodobacter sp.:
- the fabD gene encoding ACP S-malonyltransferase — MSRAFVFPGQGAQTIGMGRDLAEAYPAARAVFDEVNDALGENLSALIWEGDIAALTLTANAQPALMATSLAAMRALEAEGFAVTDAAFVAGHSLGEYAALAAVGALSIADTARLLRIRGRAMQEAVPVGVGAMAALLGLDFATAAEVAAEAAQGEVCQAANDNDPAQVVVSGHKAAVERACEIAKARGAKRALLLPVSAPFHCALMQPAADAMAEALAGVTINTPAVPVVANVRAEAVSDPDLIRALLVEQVTGSVRWRESVLWMAAQGVTEAWEIGAGKALSGMIKRISKDITCNAVGTSADIAALKG, encoded by the coding sequence ATGAGCCGCGCATTCGTTTTCCCGGGCCAGGGGGCCCAAACCATCGGCATGGGCCGCGATCTGGCCGAGGCGTATCCGGCCGCGCGCGCCGTGTTCGACGAAGTGAACGACGCGCTGGGCGAAAACCTGTCGGCGCTGATCTGGGAGGGCGATATCGCCGCGCTGACCCTGACCGCCAATGCCCAACCCGCGCTGATGGCGACGTCCCTCGCCGCGATGCGCGCGCTCGAGGCCGAGGGGTTCGCGGTCACCGATGCGGCGTTTGTCGCCGGGCACTCGCTGGGCGAATACGCGGCGCTGGCGGCGGTTGGCGCGCTGAGCATCGCCGACACCGCCCGCCTGCTGCGCATCCGGGGCCGCGCCATGCAAGAGGCCGTGCCGGTCGGCGTCGGCGCGATGGCAGCACTGCTGGGCCTCGATTTCGCCACCGCCGCCGAGGTCGCCGCCGAAGCCGCACAGGGTGAAGTCTGCCAGGCCGCAAACGATAACGACCCGGCGCAGGTTGTCGTCTCGGGCCACAAGGCCGCCGTCGAACGCGCGTGCGAGATCGCCAAGGCGCGTGGCGCAAAACGCGCGCTGCTGCTGCCGGTCTCGGCCCCGTTCCACTGCGCGCTGATGCAACCCGCCGCCGACGCGATGGCCGAGGCGCTGGCCGGAGTCACCATCAACACGCCCGCCGTGCCCGTCGTCGCCAATGTGCGTGCCGAAGCGGTCAGCGACCCGGATCTGATCCGCGCGCTGCTGGTCGAGCAGGTCACCGGGTCGGTGCGCTGGCGCGAATCGGTGCTGTGGATGGCCGCGCAGGGCGTGACCGAAGCGTGGGAGATCGGCGCGGGCAAGGCCTTGTCCGGGATGATCAAGCGGATCAGCAAGGACATCACCTGCAACGCGGTCGGCACCTCGGCGGATATCGCCGCGCTCAAGGGCTGA
- a CDS encoding invasion associated locus B family protein, whose product MTLRTALRPLALTAVFCAALPGFAAFAQDTAATEPAATEPAATEPAERQIGEPYVAATHNDWEVLCSVIDANGTTNCEMYQLLRDPTDQPVAEISIAALPLGAEFAAGATITTPLETFLPTGLGWAIDDAEEMRVEQFRVCTVVGCIVRMGISAEEVDTLRAGTNAKIIIAPFVAIDQPVEITVSLSGFTAAYADLQTRLSEAAAASR is encoded by the coding sequence ATGACCCTTCGCACTGCTCTTCGCCCCCTCGCGCTTACGGCTGTCTTTTGCGCAGCTTTGCCAGGTTTCGCCGCTTTCGCACAGGATACCGCAGCGACTGAACCCGCCGCCACCGAACCTGCCGCCACCGAACCTGCCGAGCGCCAGATCGGCGAGCCCTATGTCGCCGCGACGCATAATGACTGGGAAGTCCTGTGCAGCGTGATTGATGCCAATGGCACGACCAACTGCGAAATGTACCAACTGTTGCGGGACCCGACCGATCAACCCGTTGCCGAAATCAGCATTGCGGCGCTGCCTCTGGGCGCTGAATTCGCGGCGGGTGCCACGATCACCACGCCGCTGGAAACCTTCCTGCCCACGGGCTTGGGCTGGGCGATCGACGACGCCGAAGAGATGCGGGTCGAGCAGTTCCGCGTCTGCACCGTGGTGGGCTGTATCGTCCGCATGGGAATCAGCGCCGAGGAAGTCGACACCTTGCGTGCGGGGACCAACGCCAAGATCATCATCGCGCCTTTCGTCGCCATTGATCAACCGGTCGAGATCACGGTTTCACTGTCGGGCTTCACCGCCGCGTATGCGGATCTGCAAACGCGCCTGTCCGAAGCCGCAGCCGCCAGCCGCTAA
- the rpsF gene encoding 30S ribosomal protein S6, whose amino-acid sequence MPLYEHVMIARQDLSSAQAEGLMDHFTAILSDNGGTVVMTEYWGVKTMAYKINKNRKGHYLYIRTDTPSAAVLEMERLARLHDDVMRVLSIKVDAHDEGPSVQMQKRDERSERGDRGDRGDRGDRPRR is encoded by the coding sequence ATGCCTCTGTATGAGCATGTCATGATCGCGCGCCAGGACCTGTCCAGCGCGCAGGCCGAAGGCCTCATGGACCACTTCACCGCAATTCTCTCGGACAACGGCGGCACTGTCGTCATGACCGAGTATTGGGGCGTCAAGACCATGGCCTACAAGATCAACAAGAACCGCAAGGGCCATTACCTGTACATCCGCACCGACACCCCGTCGGCGGCTGTTCTGGAAATGGAACGCCTGGCGCGCCTGCATGACGACGTCATGCGCGTTCTGTCGATCAAGGTCGATGCCCATGACGAAGGTCCGTCGGTGCAGATGCAAAAGCGTGATGAGCGCAGCGAGCGTGGTGACCGTGGCGATCGTGGTGATCGCGGCGACCGTCCACGTCGTTAA
- a CDS encoding beta-ketoacyl-[acyl-carrier-protein] synthase family protein encodes MRRVAITGAGTVNALAADVPGTLAALAAGRVAIGPLDFPDVERLSIRIGAQIRDWSPEARFSRQEIALYDRATQFAIVAAAQAVAQSGLALSEADALRAGVIMGTGGGGYTTIDDSYRAVYAQGKNRVHPFTIPRLMHNAAAAHLAMQHGLRGPSFTVSTACASSNHAMGLAFQMVRSGASDVMLTGGAEATLCFGGIKAWEGLRVLSPDGCRPFCATRNGLVQGEGAAVFVFEDWDRATRRGAEILAEVAGFSMTSDAADIVVPDPDGATRAMQGAMADAGLNTDEIGYINAHGTATTVNDRTEAQAIRALFGDATPLVSATKSMHGHLLGATGAVEALACLLALRDGVIAPTAGHHTFDAACPVDCVPNEARRTRVDAALSNAFAFGGMNACLAFRRV; translated from the coding sequence GTGCGGCGTGTCGCGATCACCGGCGCGGGTACGGTCAATGCCTTGGCAGCGGATGTGCCGGGGACGCTGGCGGCGCTGGCGGCGGGGCGCGTGGCGATTGGTCCGCTGGACTTCCCCGATGTCGAGCGCCTGTCAATCCGCATTGGCGCGCAGATCCGCGACTGGAGCCCCGAGGCGCGGTTCTCGCGTCAGGAAATCGCCCTGTATGACCGCGCCACGCAATTCGCGATCGTCGCGGCCGCGCAGGCGGTGGCGCAATCCGGGCTGGCGCTGTCCGAGGCCGACGCCTTGCGCGCCGGGGTCATCATGGGCACCGGCGGCGGCGGCTATACCACCATTGATGACAGTTACCGCGCGGTCTATGCGCAGGGCAAGAACCGGGTGCATCCCTTCACCATCCCGCGCCTCATGCACAACGCCGCCGCCGCGCATCTGGCGATGCAGCACGGGTTGCGCGGGCCGTCTTTCACCGTGTCCACGGCCTGCGCCTCGTCCAATCATGCGATGGGGCTGGCGTTCCAGATGGTGCGATCGGGGGCCAGCGACGTGATGCTGACCGGGGGCGCCGAGGCGACGCTGTGTTTCGGCGGTATCAAGGCCTGGGAGGGGCTGCGCGTCTTGTCACCCGACGGCTGCCGCCCGTTCTGCGCCACCCGCAACGGTCTGGTGCAGGGCGAGGGGGCGGCGGTTTTCGTGTTCGAGGACTGGGACCGCGCCACCCGTCGCGGTGCCGAAATCCTGGCCGAGGTGGCCGGGTTCTCGATGACCTCGGACGCGGCGGATATTGTCGTCCCCGACCCGGATGGTGCAACGCGCGCGATGCAAGGCGCAATGGCCGATGCCGGGCTGAACACCGATGAAATCGGCTATATCAACGCACATGGCACCGCCACGACGGTCAATGATCGCACCGAAGCCCAGGCGATCCGCGCCCTGTTCGGCGATGCGACGCCTTTGGTATCCGCGACCAAATCCATGCACGGGCATCTCTTGGGGGCAACCGGCGCGGTCGAGGCCTTGGCCTGCCTCTTGGCGCTGCGCGACGGGGTGATTGCCCCGACCGCGGGGCACCACACCTTTGACGCCGCATGCCCGGTGGACTGCGTGCCAAACGAAGCGCGCCGCACCCGGGTGGATGCGGCGCTGTCGAATGCCTTTGCCTTTGGCGGCATGAATGCCTGTCTGGCGTTCCGCCGGGTGTAG
- a CDS encoding MFS transporter has protein sequence MSTASLSDHRRAKRNVWVLVAAQAILGAQMPMIFTVAGLAGQTLASNICWATLPISMAVLGSMLSATPLSSFMQRYGRRAGFVLGTLFGAAGAAVGALGLLYASFELFLLGSLLTGTYMSAQGFYRFAATDTASDAFKPKAISYVMAGGLISAIIGPQLVKVTTESMYVPFLGTYLGVIALNLVGMFLFTLLDIPRAPVAERNAPIAGRSRGELLRDPVIVVAIICATVSYALMNLVMTSTPLAVVGCGFETAHAADIVSAHVLAMYAPSFFTGHLIARFGVEKIVAAGLVILAGAGAVAMMGVELEHFFVALVLLGIGWNFGFIGGTTMLAKSHNAAERGRIQGINDAVVFGGVTIASLGSGQLMNCSGSDVQTGWQLVNLAMMPFLVLAGGALIWLALRAKEA, from the coding sequence ATGAGCACAGCATCCCTTTCTGACCACCGCCGCGCGAAGCGCAACGTCTGGGTCCTCGTCGCCGCGCAGGCCATCCTGGGCGCGCAAATGCCGATGATCTTCACCGTCGCCGGCCTGGCCGGGCAAACCCTGGCCAGCAACATCTGCTGGGCGACGCTGCCGATCAGCATGGCGGTGCTGGGCTCGATGCTGTCGGCAACGCCATTGTCCTCGTTCATGCAACGTTACGGGCGGCGCGCCGGGTTTGTGCTGGGCACCCTGTTCGGCGCGGCCGGGGCCGCGGTGGGGGCGCTGGGGTTGCTTTATGCCTCGTTTGAATTGTTCCTGCTGGGCTCGTTGCTGACCGGCACCTATATGTCGGCGCAGGGTTTCTACCGCTTTGCCGCGACGGACACCGCCAGCGACGCGTTCAAACCCAAGGCGATCAGCTATGTCATGGCGGGCGGCCTGATCTCGGCGATCATCGGGCCGCAATTGGTCAAAGTGACCACCGAATCCATGTATGTGCCGTTTCTGGGCACCTATCTGGGCGTCATTGCGCTGAACCTCGTCGGCATGTTCCTGTTCACCTTGCTCGACATTCCGCGCGCCCCGGTGGCCGAGCGCAACGCGCCGATCGCCGGTCGCAGCCGTGGTGAGTTGCTGCGCGATCCGGTGATCGTGGTGGCGATCATCTGTGCGACGGTTTCCTACGCGCTGATGAATCTGGTGATGACCTCGACGCCGCTGGCGGTGGTCGGCTGCGGGTTTGAAACCGCGCATGCCGCCGATATCGTCTCGGCGCATGTGCTGGCGATGTATGCCCCGTCCTTCTTTACCGGGCACCTGATCGCACGGTTCGGCGTCGAGAAAATCGTCGCGGCCGGACTGGTCATTCTGGCCGGTGCGGGGGCCGTGGCGATGATGGGGGTTGAGCTCGAGCACTTCTTTGTCGCGCTGGTCTTGCTGGGAATCGGCTGGAACTTCGGCTTTATCGGCGGCACCACGATGCTGGCGAAATCGCACAATGCCGCCGAGCGCGGCCGCATTCAGGGCATCAACGACGCCGTGGTCTTTGGCGGGGTCACGATTGCCTCGCTGGGATCCGGGCAGTTGATGAATTGCTCGGGCTCGGATGTGCAGACCGGGTGGCAACTGGTCAATCTGGCGATGATGCCATTCCTGGTCCTGGCAGGCGGCGCGTTGATCTGGCTTGCGCTGCGCGCGAAGGAGGCCTGA
- the lpxD gene encoding UDP-3-O-(3-hydroxymyristoyl)glucosamine N-acyltransferase yields the protein MAHRVSDIAAALGARFAGQGEVMVIGAAEPALATSDHLAMAMDPKYARGLAEGQARVAVLWEGADWQALGLEAAIFAPRPRLAMSGLTRLFDPGPGLAAGIHPSAVIDATAQIGAGASIGAFVVIGPGVRIGARARIDSHVSIARNARIGEDALLLAGVRICTEVTIGDRFVAMPNVVIGGDGFSFVTAEKSHVENVRETLGDAGDAPPQAWLRIHSLASVTIGDDVEIGANSTVDKGTVRDTRIGRGTKIDNLVQVGHNVIVGEDCLLCAQAGVAGSTRVGNRVVLGGKVGVADNLFVGDDVVAGGGSVITSNVPAGRVMLGYPAVQMTTSIEMYKASRRLPRLIEKFAALESAVKVLIDKDRGAGS from the coding sequence ATGGCTCACCGCGTGTCAGACATCGCCGCTGCCCTAGGCGCCCGTTTCGCGGGGCAGGGTGAGGTCATGGTGATCGGCGCGGCAGAGCCTGCGCTGGCGACCTCGGATCATCTGGCGATGGCGATGGACCCCAAATATGCACGCGGGCTGGCCGAGGGGCAGGCCCGCGTTGCTGTTTTATGGGAGGGTGCGGATTGGCAGGCGCTGGGCCTTGAGGCGGCGATTTTCGCGCCGCGCCCGCGTCTGGCGATGTCGGGGCTGACGCGCCTGTTCGATCCCGGTCCGGGGCTTGCGGCGGGGATCCACCCGAGTGCGGTGATCGACGCTACGGCGCAGATCGGCGCGGGTGCGTCGATTGGCGCGTTCGTGGTGATCGGGCCGGGTGTGCGGATCGGCGCGCGGGCGCGAATTGACAGCCATGTGTCGATTGCCCGCAACGCCCGGATTGGCGAGGATGCACTGCTGTTGGCCGGGGTGCGGATCTGCACCGAGGTGACCATCGGCGACCGGTTTGTCGCCATGCCCAATGTGGTGATCGGCGGCGACGGGTTCTCGTTTGTCACCGCCGAGAAATCGCATGTCGAAAACGTCCGCGAGACGCTGGGTGACGCGGGGGATGCGCCACCACAAGCGTGGCTGCGCATTCATTCCCTTGCCAGCGTGACGATTGGCGACGACGTGGAAATCGGCGCCAATTCGACGGTTGACAAAGGCACGGTGCGCGACACGCGGATCGGGCGCGGCACCAAGATCGACAACCTCGTGCAGGTGGGGCACAACGTGATCGTCGGCGAGGATTGCCTGCTATGCGCGCAAGCCGGTGTGGCCGGCTCGACGCGGGTTGGAAACCGGGTTGTGCTGGGCGGCAAGGTTGGCGTTGCGGATAATCTGTTTGTGGGGGACGATGTGGTGGCCGGGGGCGGCAGCGTGATCACCTCGAATGTTCCGGCGGGACGGGTGATGCTGGGTTATCCGGCGGTTCAGATGACCACCAGTATTGAGATGTATAAAGCGAGTCGCCGTTTGCCCAGATTGATTGAGAAATTTGCAGCCCTTGAAAGCGCTGTCAAAGTCTTGATCGACAAAGATCGCGGTGCGGGATCATGA
- the rplI gene encoding 50S ribosomal protein L9: MQVILLERVAKLGQMGDVVNVRPGFARNFLLPQGKALRANEANRLAFEAQKAQLEARNLETRNEAQALADKLDGTSYVVIRSASDTGALYGSVSPRDISEVVTAEGFSVDRGQIVLAAPIKLLGVHETTVVLHPEVSVTISINVARSVEEAELQASGKSIQDLAAEAEAEAEFEISELFEDIGGAVDEDDRDA; encoded by the coding sequence ATGCAAGTGATTCTTCTCGAACGCGTTGCCAAGCTTGGCCAGATGGGAGACGTCGTGAACGTCCGCCCGGGCTTTGCGCGCAACTTTTTGCTGCCCCAGGGCAAGGCCCTGCGTGCCAATGAAGCCAACCGTCTGGCCTTTGAGGCCCAGAAGGCGCAGCTTGAAGCCCGCAACCTTGAAACCCGCAACGAAGCGCAGGCTCTGGCCGACAAGCTGGACGGCACGAGCTATGTCGTGATCCGCTCGGCATCGGACACCGGCGCGCTGTACGGTTCGGTGTCGCCGCGCGACATCTCCGAGGTTGTGACCGCCGAAGGGTTCAGCGTCGATCGTGGTCAAATCGTTCTGGCGGCCCCGATCAAGCTGTTGGGCGTGCATGAAACGACCGTCGTCCTGCACCCTGAAGTGTCGGTGACGATCTCGATCAACGTGGCCCGCTCGGTTGAAGAAGCCGAATTGCAGGCGTCGGGCAAATCGATCCAGGATCTGGCGGCGGAAGCCGAGGCCGAGGCCGAGTTCGAAATCTCCGAGTTGTTCGAAGACATCGGCGGTGCCGTTGACGAAGACGACCGCGACGCGTGA
- a CDS encoding L,D-transpeptidase family protein → MNRATRTGPKARAALMAMAMGVATVLPGAVMMVAPTASQAQMFPAFRQALAEGVGESRALSTFYRENGYSEVWTGADHAARRTALVSALSRAAEHGLPPERYDLPGLLAAFESVQTERDRGFVEARASLTFLQYARDIHSGVLDPSSVISDIVRELPRPDPAELMRDFVASEPVSFIRNLAPDAPEYARLFHAKRELDAVIAAGGWGPRVQAGSLAPGEGGPAFIALRNRLIAMGYLPRVATARYDGAVQRAVQEFQVAHGINPDGIAGNATIQAINVEPQERMRNIIVAMERERWLNIPRGDRHIWVNLTDFTARIVDFDQVTFETRSVVGSRANQTPEFSDFMDHMEINPDWTLPRSIVAEYWGALVSGGASHLNLIDGQGNVVPREYVNIGAYSPTTLPFEVRQPPGPGNPLGEVKFLFPNPYAIYLHDTPSRSLFGNAVRAYSHGCIRLQDPRDFAYALLAAQESDPVGYYQRIRDSRRETSVYLVTPIPVHIVYRTAFTSVTGRMNYRADVYGRDARLYDALLRAGVEVGA, encoded by the coding sequence ATGAACAGGGCAACGCGAACAGGTCCCAAGGCGCGCGCGGCGTTGATGGCAATGGCGATGGGGGTGGCAACGGTGCTGCCCGGCGCGGTGATGATGGTCGCACCGACCGCCAGTCAGGCGCAGATGTTCCCGGCCTTTCGCCAAGCGCTTGCCGAAGGGGTCGGCGAGAGCCGTGCGCTTTCGACCTTTTACCGCGAAAACGGCTATTCCGAGGTCTGGACCGGCGCAGACCATGCCGCGCGCCGCACGGCCCTGGTCTCGGCCCTGAGCCGTGCCGCCGAACACGGATTGCCGCCCGAGCGGTATGACCTGCCCGGCCTTCTGGCGGCCTTCGAATCTGTCCAGACCGAGCGCGACCGTGGTTTCGTCGAGGCGCGGGCCTCGCTGACCTTCCTGCAATACGCGCGCGACATCCACAGCGGCGTGCTGGACCCGTCTTCGGTCATCTCGGATATCGTGCGCGAATTGCCGCGCCCGGATCCGGCGGAATTGATGCGGGATTTTGTCGCCTCGGAACCCGTCAGTTTCATCCGCAACCTTGCCCCCGACGCGCCTGAATACGCGCGCCTGTTCCATGCCAAGCGCGAACTGGATGCCGTGATTGCCGCGGGCGGGTGGGGGCCGCGCGTTCAAGCGGGCAGTCTGGCGCCGGGCGAGGGCGGGCCGGCCTTCATCGCGCTGCGCAACCGGCTGATCGCGATGGGCTACCTGCCGCGCGTCGCCACCGCGCGCTATGACGGTGCGGTGCAGCGCGCCGTGCAGGAATTTCAGGTCGCCCATGGCATCAACCCCGATGGCATTGCCGGAAACGCGACGATTCAGGCGATCAACGTCGAGCCGCAGGAGCGGATGCGCAATATCATCGTCGCGATGGAACGCGAGCGTTGGCTGAACATCCCGCGCGGCGACCGCCATATCTGGGTGAACCTGACCGATTTCACGGCCCGCATCGTCGATTTCGATCAGGTCACCTTCGAGACCCGGTCAGTGGTCGGCTCGCGCGCCAACCAGACGCCGGAATTCTCGGACTTCATGGACCATATGGAGATCAACCCCGACTGGACCTTGCCACGGTCGATTGTGGCGGAATACTGGGGAGCGTTGGTCAGCGGCGGCGCGAGTCACCTGAATCTGATTGATGGTCAGGGCAATGTCGTGCCGCGCGAATACGTCAATATCGGGGCCTATTCGCCGACCACCTTGCCGTTCGAGGTGCGCCAACCCCCCGGACCGGGCAACCCGCTGGGCGAGGTGAAATTCCTGTTCCCGAATCCCTATGCGATTTATCTGCATGATACGCCGTCGCGGTCGCTGTTCGGCAACGCGGTGCGCGCGTATTCGCACGGCTGCATCCGCCTGCAAGACCCGCGCGATTTCGCCTATGCGCTGCTCGCCGCGCAGGAATCGGACCCGGTTGGCTATTATCAGCGGATCCGCGATTCGCGGCGCGAAACATCGGTTTATCTGGTGACGCCGATCCCGGTGCATATCGTGTATCGCACGGCGTTTACCTCGGTCACCGGGCGGATGAATTACCGGGCCGATGTCTATGGGCGTGACGCCCGTCTTTACGACGCCTTGCTCCGCGCCGGGGTAGAAGTGGGCGCCTGA
- a CDS encoding metalloregulator ArsR/SmtB family transcription factor, whose amino-acid sequence MATDCALQPLDDMVQQATAAAAFLKALAHEGRLLILCYLSSGEKSVTELEQLLGSRQAAVSQQLARLRLEGLVTCRREGKAIYYALGDPRAARTIGLMYDMFCGQPVED is encoded by the coding sequence ATGGCGACGGACTGCGCCTTGCAGCCGCTGGATGACATGGTCCAGCAGGCGACGGCCGCGGCTGCCTTTCTCAAGGCTCTGGCGCATGAGGGGCGGTTGCTGATCCTGTGCTACCTGTCCTCGGGCGAGAAATCCGTGACCGAGTTGGAGCAACTTTTGGGCTCGCGGCAGGCCGCGGTCAGCCAGCAACTGGCGCGCTTGCGGCTGGAGGGGCTGGTGACGTGCCGGCGCGAGGGCAAGGCGATTTACTACGCGCTGGGCGACCCGCGCGCGGCCCGCACGATTGGCCTGATGTACGACATGTTCTGCGGCCAACCCGTCGAGGACTGA
- a CDS encoding acyl carrier protein → MTGHGALHTTSDTAAQVIGILATQALCDPASLTPQTSLEALGIDSLGMAEILFAIEETFDVEVPFNANTPDAAGLDLHSVGAVIAAVQRLILEQKA, encoded by the coding sequence ATGACAGGTCACGGCGCCCTGCATACGACATCGGACACCGCCGCGCAGGTCATCGGCATTCTGGCGACGCAGGCGCTGTGCGATCCGGCCAGTCTGACGCCGCAGACCTCGCTGGAAGCCTTGGGCATCGACAGTCTGGGCATGGCCGAAATCCTGTTTGCCATCGAGGAAACCTTTGACGTTGAAGTGCCGTTCAACGCCAATACCCCCGATGCGGCCGGGTTGGATTTGCACAGTGTTGGCGCGGTGATCGCCGCCGTGCAACGCCTGATCCTCGAGCAAAAGGCCTAG
- a CDS encoding cyclopropane-fatty-acyl-phospholipid synthase family protein: protein MWDRLLDQYLTHLVRMGSLTVTLPDGTQRQYGSGADDVPSVHLRLTGANTVRRLVLNPHLAAGEAYMDQSLTIDGDDLHGFLEVILRNIAAGHDGTQSRLLSGWRDLTRGIRQRNHERRARRNVAHHYDLSAGLYDLFLDEDRQYSCAYFKTPDDSLGTAQAQKKAHIARKLCLTPGMRVLDIGCGWGGMGLTLARDHGAQVLGVTLSEEQLKIARQRAEAEGLSDRVTFELIDYRAVAGRFDRIVSVGMFEHVGAPQYRTYFRKLRELLTDNGVALVHSIGRMTPPGSTNPWIAKYIFPGGYIPALSETVAAIERENLWVTDVESWRLHYAYTLRHWHDRFMARREEAVQLYDERFVRMWKFYLAASEQVFRFSGQCVFQLQITRQQDAVPLTRDYLYAD from the coding sequence ATGTGGGATCGGTTGCTCGATCAGTATCTGACGCATCTGGTGCGTATGGGGTCGCTGACGGTGACGCTGCCGGACGGAACGCAGCGCCAATATGGATCGGGTGCCGATGATGTCCCGTCGGTTCATCTTCGGCTGACCGGTGCGAATACCGTCCGACGCCTCGTCCTCAACCCGCATCTCGCCGCGGGCGAGGCTTATATGGATCAGTCCCTGACCATCGACGGCGACGATCTGCACGGGTTTCTCGAAGTGATTCTGCGCAACATCGCGGCGGGCCATGACGGCACGCAAAGCCGCCTGCTGTCGGGGTGGCGCGACCTGACGCGCGGCATCCGGCAACGCAATCACGAGCGCCGCGCCCGGCGCAATGTCGCGCATCACTATGATCTGTCGGCGGGGCTCTATGATCTGTTTCTGGACGAGGACCGCCAGTATTCCTGCGCCTATTTCAAAACCCCTGACGATTCACTGGGCACCGCACAGGCGCAGAAAAAGGCGCATATCGCCCGCAAACTGTGCCTGACGCCGGGGATGCGGGTGCTGGATATCGGCTGCGGCTGGGGCGGGATGGGTTTGACGCTGGCGCGCGATCATGGCGCGCAGGTGCTGGGCGTCACCCTGTCCGAAGAACAACTGAAGATCGCCCGCCAGCGCGCCGAGGCCGAAGGCCTGTCGGACCGCGTGACCTTCGAGTTGATCGACTACCGCGCGGTTGCCGGGCGGTTTGACCGCATCGTGTCGGTCGGCATGTTCGAGCATGTCGGCGCGCCGCAATACCGCACCTATTTTCGCAAACTGCGCGAGTTGCTGACCGACAATGGCGTCGCCCTAGTCCACAGCATCGGCCGCATGACGCCGCCGGGGTCCACCAACCCCTGGATCGCGAAATACATCTTTCCGGGCGGCTATATCCCGGCCCTGTCGGAAACCGTCGCGGCGATCGAACGTGAAAACCTGTGGGTCACCGATGTCGAGAGCTGGCGGCTGCATTACGCCTATACGCTGCGCCACTGGCACGACCGCTTCATGGCCCGGCGCGAGGAGGCGGTGCAACTCTATGATGAACGGTTCGTGCGGATGTGGAAATTCTACCTGGCGGCCTCGGAACAGGTGTTCCGCTTCTCGGGGCAATGCGTGTTTCAACTGCAAATCACCCGCCAACAAGACGCCGTGCCGCTGACCCGCGATTACCTCTATGCCGACTGA
- a CDS encoding YcbK family protein, with translation MTSSENSGFTRRGLLGVFAATTLIAAPTMSKAFGFNRGAGDIRRLQMYSGRTGETIDTIYWVEGDYIPEALDEINHFFRDWRNDHVHRIDTRTLDIMAAAHNLLESDEPYMLLSGYRSPETNAMLRRRSSGVARNSRHMVGQAADLRLRTRSVNQIARAAMACNAGGVGRYSRSNFTHMDCGPVRSWGG, from the coding sequence ATGACCTCTTCGGAAAATTCCGGGTTCACTCGGCGCGGGCTGCTGGGTGTGTTTGCTGCGACAACATTGATTGCCGCTCCCACAATGTCAAAGGCGTTCGGCTTCAATCGCGGTGCTGGTGATATTCGACGCCTTCAGATGTATTCTGGCCGCACCGGCGAGACCATCGACACGATCTACTGGGTAGAAGGCGACTACATACCCGAGGCCCTCGACGAAATTAACCATTTCTTCCGCGATTGGCGCAATGACCATGTCCATCGCATCGACACCCGGACGCTTGATATCATGGCGGCCGCACATAACCTGCTCGAGTCCGATGAGCCCTATATGCTGCTCTCGGGCTACCGCTCTCCGGAAACCAACGCCATGCTGCGCCGCCGCTCCAGCGGTGTCGCCCGCAACTCGCGGCACATGGTTGGCCAGGCCGCCGACCTGCGCCTGCGCACCCGGTCGGTCAACCAGATCGCCCGCGCGGCAATGGCCTGCAATGCCGGCGGCGTCGGTCGCTACTCGCGCTCGAACTTCACACATATGGATTGCGGCCCGGTTCGCAGCTGGGGCGGCTGA
- the rpsR gene encoding 30S ribosomal protein S18 gives MATKPFFRRRKVCPFSGDNAPKIDYKDTRLLQRYISERGKIVPARITAVSAKKQRELARAIKRARFLALLPYAVK, from the coding sequence ATGGCAACGAAACCATTTTTCCGCCGTCGCAAAGTCTGCCCGTTCTCGGGTGATAACGCGCCAAAAATCGACTATAAAGACACGCGCCTTCTGCAACGCTACATCTCTGAGCGTGGCAAGATCGTGCCTGCCCGTATCACCGCCGTCTCGGCGAAGAAGCAGCGTGAGCTGGCCCGCGCGATCAAGCGCGCCCGCTTCCTCGCCTTGCTGCCATACGCTGTGAAGTGA